DNA sequence from the Deinococcus depolymerans genome:
AAGTTCTCGACCGTGTCGATGCTGGGCAGGCTGAACTCGCTGGCCCGCAGCGCCTGCGGCGTGGCCGCGCCGATGTTGCTGGCGCAGAACGGATCGCCGATCTTCTCGGCCAGACGGCCGATCCAGCCGTCCGACTGCGCCTGCGAGGGGTCCGCCGTGTGCCAGATCGCCATGCTGGCAAAGTGACTGCGGTTCGGGTTCGGGTAGCCCACGTTCTCCATCCAGGCCATGCGGCCACTGTCCCACAGGCCCATCAGCGGCCGCAGCGCGGGGTGCATGCCCAGGTCCGGCGTGAGGGTCAGCACGTCCTTCCTCGGGATGGCGATGGTGGGCCGCGCGGCGTAGTACGCGCCGTTGCTGTACGGAACGAGGGTGTTCAGGCCGTCGTTCCCGCCGGTCAGCTGAATCACGACCAGGGTCTTGCTGCCGCCGGCCTGCGCGGCGGCGCGCGCCAGGAAGCCCGGCATGCCGGTCGTGGCGGCCGCCGCCAGCGCGGAGAGTTTCAGGAAATCACGTCGGTTCGTCACGGATAAACCTCCCGGAAGGTTCAGAAAGAACAGGAAGAAAAGAACAGGAAGAACAGTGTCGGGCACGGTGCCCGCAGCCCACAGCCCGGCCGCCGGACAGGGTCAGGCGAGCTGGAATTCGGGGCTGATCAGGTGCAGGTACGTCGCCTGCTGCGGGTTCAGCTTCAGGGTGGCCGCCGCGCTGGGCGGGCGTTCCAGGCCGGTCAGCGCCAGCGCGGACGGCGCGGCCGTCAGGGGCGGAGCCTTGCCGCCCAGCGTCAGGGCCGCCGCGAGCTGCAGGCGCAGCAGCAGGGTGGTGTCGTTGATCCACTCGCGCCCGCCGTCCCAGCCCTTGACGTTCTCGGGTTGCAGCAGCACCTGCCCCATGCGCCCGGCCGTCTGCGTGAGGTTCAACAGGGCCTTGGCATCCAGTTTCGGCTGCCCCAGGGTGCGCAGCGCGCCCACCACGTACTCGACCGGACTGCGGATGATCCGCGCGCGGCTGGCGTAGAAGGCCTCGCTGGCCAGCAGTTCCTCCAGCACGGCCCGCACGTTCCCGTTCGTGCGCCGCCACGTCTCGGCGCTGCCCTGCACGGCCGCCTCGTCCGGCGTGTCGGCCAGGAACGCGCGGTGCAGTTTGCGGCTCACGAACGCGGCCGTCCGCGGGTGCGTGGCGGCCAGCCGGACGATGTCCTCGCCGCGCAGCTCTCCGCTGTGGCCCAGGTACGTCTTGCGGCCCGGATCGTGCTGCCGTTCCAGGAACACGAACCGTGACGGTTCCAGGTAGTTCTGGTTGCCGCGCCCACCCTCGAAGGTCCAGCCGGTCAGGGCGCGCGCGCCCTCGCGCACGTCCTCCTCGGAGTACGGCCCGATGCCGGTCGTGAACAGTTCCAGCAGCTCCCGGCTGAAATTCTCGTTCGGTTTCCCCCGGCGGTTCTGGTCGTTGTCGAGGTAGCGCAGCATCGCCGGGGACTGCGCGACCTCCAGCGTGAACCGCTCGAAACTCGCGGTCGCCGCGTGCCGCCGCAGCAGCCCCAGGTACCCGGCCAGCGCGTGCACGTTCCGGACCTTGTCGGTGCCGACCACGAAGTGATTGCTCCAGGTCAGGGCCAGTTTCTCGCGCAGCGGGTGCGGGCCGTACACCAGCTCGAACAGCCACGCGCCGCGCGTCAGCTGGATCATCGGCCCCGGCCCGGCCCCCTGCATGGGATCGAAGGGATTGCCGGGCGCGGTCGTCTGGTCGAACGCCAGGGCCTCGCGCGCGGCCGTGCGGGCGTCCTTGCCCACCAGCGCGCGGATCTGCGCGTCGGTCGCGCCGAACGCCGTGCGGCGCAGGAAGTGCGCGGCGTCCTCGGCCGTGAGCTTGCGGGTCAGGGGGGTCAGGGTCATGGGGTCTCCTTGAAACGGGGTGCGGTGAACCGTGGTCTAGGGATTGGAGTCCCCCGGCCCCGCAAAAGTTCCCAGGGCGTCCGGCGAGGCCCGCCGCACCCCCGCCAGCGCCGCGCGCAACTCGGTGTCCGGGAGGTTCCCGACCAGCCACACGAACGCGTTCCCCACCCGCCGGGACGCCACGCCCGGCGCACCCCGGACGTCCTGCGGGGCCAGCACCAGCGCCAGCACGTTCAGGCCGTCACTCAGGGCGATTTCCAGGCCGCCCGCCTCGCGGGTACGGACGCCCACCGGCGTGAACCCCGCCGGGAGACTCAGGCCCGGCAGCGCCCGCCCCAGCGCCACGCGCAGCCCCGCCGGAATGGCCGTCACCGCCGCCGCGACCTTCACCGGCGCGGCGTTCACCTTCAGGAACGCCGCGCGGCGCACCACCGCACCGTCCGCGCGGCGTTCCTCGAAGGCCAGCGGCACGTTCCACGCGCGGTCCACCCACAGCGACCAGCGGCCCGCGCCGCCCACCTTCGGCGTCAGGTCGAAGCGCACGGCGTCCCGGCCTGCCACGGACTGCGGCCCGGCGC
Encoded proteins:
- a CDS encoding transcriptional regulator codes for the protein MRRAARLGTALLLAALGGAAHASDTDDLLSALKRARTLAARGQAEVTVLFPPRAVPTRAANALPVVAVRPALLLKNFTVVSAGPQSVAGRDAVRFDLTPKVGGAGRWSLWVDRAWNVPLAFEERRADGAVVRRAAFLKVNAAPVKVAAAVTAIPAGLRVALGRALPGLSLPAGFTPVGVRTREAGGLEIALSDGLNVLALVLAPQDVRGAPGVASRRVGNAFVWLVGNLPDTELRAALAGVRRASPDALGTFAGPGDSNP
- a CDS encoding DUF1800 domain-containing protein, producing MTLTPLTRKLTAEDAAHFLRRTAFGATDAQIRALVGKDARTAAREALAFDQTTAPGNPFDPMQGAGPGPMIQLTRGAWLFELVYGPHPLREKLALTWSNHFVVGTDKVRNVHALAGYLGLLRRHAATASFERFTLEVAQSPAMLRYLDNDQNRRGKPNENFSRELLELFTTGIGPYSEEDVREGARALTGWTFEGGRGNQNYLEPSRFVFLERQHDPGRKTYLGHSGELRGEDIVRLAATHPRTAAFVSRKLHRAFLADTPDEAAVQGSAETWRRTNGNVRAVLEELLASEAFYASRARIIRSPVEYVVGALRTLGQPKLDAKALLNLTQTAGRMGQVLLQPENVKGWDGGREWINDTTLLLRLQLAAALTLGGKAPPLTAAPSALALTGLERPPSAAATLKLNPQQATYLHLISPEFQLA